A window of the Rhodoferax sp. GW822-FHT02A01 genome harbors these coding sequences:
- a CDS encoding xylose isomerase translates to MSAQPNIRALPIGINLDGVLVHDGLGMPDAATRMAWVQQSGAFDYIEKNMDPSENFQPYLDGVQRYGVPIGVFGGIFCAGQDEHRMRWGLRMAGQLGARIFNMQLFARHADARPITDREVADFFLEALEHGQPSHCQPSLEVHVDMWSERFHRVEAVANLLAQSHVQLALTLDHSHLVFKIDNPHELALSDVDAGTDGGRSYLAPRQPRTLYTQWLQQGWVVHAHTRSVATGIAHNPRTWRTPTLPGRAIQYPLLQPAPELLYCAWDADALHDWKTAVQDLLAHMHAHPRHAPQQISCEFIPFADYGGGARYSIWDNNLACAQWLRGEWAKLIG, encoded by the coding sequence ATGAGCGCGCAGCCCAACATCCGCGCGCTGCCGATTGGCATCAACCTCGACGGCGTGTTGGTGCACGACGGGCTGGGCATGCCCGATGCCGCCACGCGCATGGCCTGGGTGCAGCAGAGCGGCGCGTTCGACTACATCGAGAAGAACATGGACCCCAGCGAAAACTTCCAGCCCTACCTGGATGGGGTGCAGCGGTACGGCGTGCCGATTGGCGTGTTCGGCGGCATCTTCTGCGCCGGGCAGGACGAGCACCGCATGCGCTGGGGCTTGCGCATGGCGGGCCAGCTGGGCGCGCGCATTTTCAACATGCAGCTGTTTGCGCGCCACGCCGACGCACGCCCCATCACCGACCGCGAGGTAGCCGACTTCTTTCTGGAAGCCCTGGAGCACGGCCAGCCAAGCCATTGCCAGCCCAGCCTGGAAGTGCATGTGGACATGTGGAGCGAGCGCTTTCACCGCGTCGAGGCGGTGGCCAACTTGCTGGCGCAAAGCCATGTGCAGCTGGCGCTGACGCTGGACCACTCGCACCTGGTTTTCAAGATCGACAACCCGCACGAACTGGCGCTGAGTGACGTGGATGCGGGCACGGACGGTGGGCGCAGCTACCTGGCGCCGCGCCAGCCCCGCACCTTGTACACACAGTGGCTGCAGCAAGGCTGGGTGGTGCATGCGCACACGCGTAGCGTGGCCACCGGCATTGCGCACAACCCGCGCACATGGCGCACGCCCACGCTGCCGGGCCGGGCCATCCAGTACCCACTGCTGCAACCGGCACCGGAGCTGCTGTATTGCGCGTGGGATGCAGACGCCCTGCACGACTGGAAGACCGCCGTGCAAGACCTGCTGGCCCATATGCACGCGCATCCGAGGCACGCGCCGCAGCAGATCAGCTGCGAGTTCATCCCGTTTGCCGACTATGGCGGTGGCGCACGCTACTCCATCTGGGACAACAACCTGGCCTGTGCGCAGTGGCTGCGTGGGGAGTGGGCCAAGCTGATTGGGTAG
- a CDS encoding DNA alkylation repair protein produces the protein MPLTPAATETLHAITSALSALADAGQAQGMKAYMLNQFAFLGIRAPVRRDALKALLKQPFTQAELLALAEALWAMPQREFHYTAVDLLAKQHARLDPKALPRLIKLVQHNAWWDTVDGLAGVVGDVLLRARTSDAHIQRHADAWLLHKNLWVRRVALLHQLGWREQTDAERLFRYALALGGEKEFFIRKAIGWALRDYARTDPVAVTHFLDQHAQQLSNLTVREAGKHLRRADGHAA, from the coding sequence ATGCCGCTGACCCCTGCCGCCACTGAAACTCTGCACGCCATCACATCGGCTCTGAGCGCGCTGGCCGATGCCGGGCAGGCCCAGGGCATGAAGGCCTACATGCTCAACCAGTTCGCGTTTCTAGGCATTCGCGCGCCGGTGCGGCGGGACGCGCTCAAGGCCTTGCTGAAGCAGCCCTTCACGCAAGCCGAACTGCTGGCACTGGCGGAAGCGCTCTGGGCCATGCCGCAACGGGAATTCCACTACACCGCTGTAGACCTGCTGGCGAAGCAGCATGCGCGTCTGGACCCCAAGGCACTGCCGCGCCTGATCAAGCTGGTGCAGCACAACGCCTGGTGGGACACGGTGGACGGCCTGGCAGGTGTGGTGGGTGATGTCCTGCTCAGGGCCCGCACCAGTGACGCCCACATACAACGCCATGCCGATGCCTGGCTGCTGCACAAGAACCTGTGGGTGCGCCGCGTCGCCCTGCTGCACCAGCTGGGCTGGCGCGAGCAGACCGATGCCGAGCGCCTGTTCCGCTACGCGCTGGCCCTGGGCGGCGAGAAGGAATTCTTCATCCGCAAGGCCATAGGCTGGGCCCTGCGCGACTACGCCCGCACCGACCCGGTGGCTGTCACGCACTTCCTGGACCAACACGCGCAGCAGCTGTCCAACCTGACGGTGCGCGAGGCCGGCAAGCATCTGCGGCGCGCAGACGGACACGCCGCATGA
- a CDS encoding sugar phosphate isomerase/epimerase, whose product MKTIKGPAIFLAQFAGDTAPFNSLPAIARWVSGLGYKGVQIPSWDARLFDLKKAAESKTYCEEVKGTLAEHGLEITELSTHLQGQLVAVHPAYDTGFDGFAAPEVRGNPALRQQWAVEQMMLAAQASANLGLVAHVTFSGALAWPYLYSWPPRPAGLIESAFDELAKRWRPILDAFDHAGVDVCYEVHPGEDLHDGVSYEMFLDRVQGHKRACLLYDPSHFVLQQLNYLDYIDYYHDRIKIFHVKDAEFNPTGKQGVYGGYQPWLQRAGRFRSLGDGQVDFTGIFSKLAQYDYPGWAVLEWECCIKHPEDGAREGAAFIRDHIIRVAERAFDDFAGGNVDTAANKKMLGIA is encoded by the coding sequence ATGAAGACCATCAAGGGACCGGCCATTTTTCTGGCCCAGTTTGCCGGTGACACGGCTCCGTTCAATTCCCTACCCGCCATCGCGCGCTGGGTCTCCGGCCTGGGTTACAAGGGCGTGCAGATACCCAGCTGGGATGCGCGCCTGTTTGACCTGAAAAAGGCCGCAGAGAGCAAGACCTACTGCGAAGAAGTCAAAGGTACGCTGGCAGAACACGGGCTGGAGATCACCGAGCTTTCCACCCACTTGCAGGGGCAGCTGGTAGCAGTGCATCCGGCGTATGACACCGGCTTTGACGGTTTTGCCGCACCCGAGGTGCGCGGCAACCCAGCCTTGCGCCAGCAGTGGGCGGTAGAGCAGATGATGCTGGCCGCGCAGGCCTCGGCCAACCTGGGGCTGGTGGCGCATGTGACCTTTTCGGGCGCGCTGGCCTGGCCGTATCTGTACTCGTGGCCGCCGCGCCCGGCCGGGCTGATCGAGTCGGCGTTTGACGAACTGGCCAAGCGCTGGCGTCCGATCCTGGATGCGTTTGACCATGCGGGTGTGGACGTCTGCTACGAGGTGCACCCCGGCGAAGACCTGCACGACGGCGTGAGCTACGAGATGTTTCTGGACCGGGTGCAAGGCCACAAGCGTGCCTGCCTGCTGTACGACCCCAGCCACTTTGTGCTGCAGCAGCTCAACTACCTGGACTACATCGACTACTACCACGACCGCATCAAGATCTTCCACGTCAAGGATGCCGAGTTCAACCCCACCGGCAAGCAGGGCGTTTATGGCGGCTACCAGCCCTGGCTGCAGCGGGCCGGGCGCTTCCGTTCGCTGGGCGACGGACAGGTGGACTTTACGGGCATCTTCTCCAAGCTGGCGCAATACGACTACCCCGGCTGGGCCGTGCTGGAGTGGGAGTGCTGCATTAAGCACCCCGAAGACGGCGCACGCGAGGGCGCCGCCTTTATCCGCGACCACATCATCCGCGTGGCCGAACGCGCCTTTGATGACTTTGCCGGTGGCAATGTGGACACCGCGGCCAACAAGAAGATGCTGGGCATTGCCTGA
- a CDS encoding FAD-dependent oxidoreductase: MHSPDTDSILIVGAGHCGGRTAQALRAFGWTGGIDLVGDEESPPYERPALSKDALTGAKALAELDLMAPDALQALALRRHTARVTAVDAAARTAQLSNGSTLHYSALLFANGGSPRALAIPGADLPQVLTLRTKADALRLAPWLQAGKRLVVIGGGFIGLEVASSARKLGCSVSLVEGAPQLMGRAVPALLAERAQALHRSRGVDLHIGVSPLAIAPVAAGVQVALSDGSTLQADAVVVGIGIVPGTAVAQAAGVAVARGILVDRQLRTNVPHIYAAGDVAEFPSHVSGTLLRQETWQNAESQAQVVAHNLMGGQVDFAASSWFWSDQYDHQLQVCGEPAAGVQTTVREQEDGDVLVFYTDAHDKIVGASGWGLTARIAKDLKIARTLVERGVSASPSVLADPATKLKSLLK, from the coding sequence ATGCACTCCCCGGACACCGATTCCATCCTGATCGTAGGCGCCGGGCACTGCGGCGGCCGCACGGCACAGGCATTGCGCGCCTTTGGCTGGACCGGCGGCATCGACCTGGTGGGCGATGAAGAGAGCCCGCCCTACGAACGCCCCGCCTTGTCCAAGGACGCTCTGACCGGCGCCAAGGCACTGGCCGAGTTGGACCTGATGGCGCCCGACGCGCTGCAGGCACTGGCCCTGCGCCGCCACACCGCGCGGGTGACTGCGGTGGATGCGGCAGCCCGGACTGCGCAACTCTCCAACGGCAGCACGCTGCACTACAGCGCCCTGCTGTTTGCCAATGGCGGCAGCCCGCGTGCCCTGGCAATTCCGGGTGCCGACCTGCCCCAGGTGCTGACTCTGCGCACCAAGGCCGATGCACTGCGCCTGGCGCCCTGGCTGCAGGCGGGCAAACGGTTGGTGGTCATTGGTGGCGGCTTCATCGGATTGGAGGTGGCCAGCTCCGCCCGCAAGCTGGGCTGCAGCGTCAGCCTGGTCGAGGGTGCGCCCCAGCTCATGGGCCGTGCCGTGCCCGCCCTGCTGGCCGAGCGCGCACAGGCGCTGCACCGCTCCCGCGGTGTGGACCTGCATATCGGCGTGAGTCCGCTGGCCATCGCGCCGGTGGCAGCGGGCGTGCAAGTGGCGCTGTCCGACGGCAGCACGCTGCAGGCGGATGCCGTGGTGGTGGGCATTGGCATCGTCCCTGGCACCGCAGTGGCACAAGCCGCCGGTGTGGCGGTAGCGCGCGGCATTCTGGTGGACCGGCAACTGCGCACCAATGTGCCCCACATCTATGCCGCAGGCGACGTGGCCGAATTCCCCAGCCACGTGTCGGGCACGCTGCTGCGCCAGGAGACCTGGCAGAACGCCGAGTCCCAGGCGCAGGTGGTGGCCCACAACCTGATGGGCGGCCAGGTGGACTTTGCCGCGAGCTCCTGGTTCTGGTCCGACCAATACGACCACCAGTTGCAGGTCTGCGGCGAACCCGCAGCCGGCGTGCAGACCACGGTGCGCGAACAGGAAGACGGTGACGTGCTGGTCTTCTACACCGATGCCCACGACAAGATCGTGGGTGCCAGCGGCTGGGGCCTGACCGCGCGCATTGCCAAAGACCTCAAAATAGCCCGCACCCTGGTAGAGCGGGGCGTGAGCGCCAGCCCCTCGGTATTGGCCGACCCCGCCACCAAACTCAAATCCCTGCTGAAGTGA
- a CDS encoding MFS transporter — protein sequence MKHYRQWSAAFASYFTILGLWTAFGPGALMEADPKAAPLALAVITLVYFVATPFVKALWNWLGFARTIVLMGAGVSLSLCTASVAPQWLAWCVPVAFFFGSASYTLCETKMLEDLAHAGQGHAFGRARKWGSFGFLAAASLGGAAFSVGGVGRSFSIALGLCSAVYFFCCVALARASRDSAPDHTLEAPHTAPAAAAPTAPAREPDPKGYGTATLRRRVIGSAAVSVMRLAEAVATTWFGAYWLATGHSPLQTGLLCALPVAAEFLAMWKGGALLARYSAPAMMLFCCGISALRWLATPMCSALWCAVPLQSVHAFTFGFFYPASLIWLKQAFGDSFFQIRYATESGARALTAAVSYAAASWLLAALGYGAIFAISSALAALTGLWWWRVLRG from the coding sequence ATGAAGCATTACCGCCAGTGGAGCGCAGCGTTCGCTTCCTATTTCACCATCCTGGGCCTGTGGACGGCCTTTGGACCGGGCGCGCTCATGGAGGCGGACCCCAAGGCCGCGCCGTTGGCGCTGGCTGTCATCACGCTGGTCTATTTTGTGGCCACGCCATTCGTCAAGGCGCTGTGGAACTGGCTGGGCTTTGCCCGAACCATTGTGCTCATGGGTGCGGGCGTGTCATTGAGCCTGTGCACCGCCAGCGTGGCGCCGCAGTGGCTGGCGTGGTGCGTGCCGGTGGCATTCTTCTTTGGCTCGGCCAGCTACACGCTGTGCGAAACCAAGATGCTGGAGGACCTAGCGCACGCGGGCCAGGGGCATGCCTTTGGGCGGGCGCGCAAATGGGGTTCGTTTGGTTTTCTGGCAGCAGCGTCTTTGGGTGGCGCGGCGTTCTCGGTAGGCGGGGTGGGGCGCTCGTTTTCCATTGCCCTGGGGCTGTGCAGCGCGGTGTATTTTTTCTGCTGCGTGGCCTTGGCGCGCGCCAGCCGTGATAGCGCGCCGGACCACACGCTGGAGGCGCCACACACCGCTCCCGCTGCCGCGGCGCCAACCGCTCCGGCACGCGAACCCGACCCCAAAGGCTACGGCACGGCCACCTTGCGCCGCCGCGTCATAGGCTCTGCGGCGGTGTCAGTCATGCGCCTGGCCGAGGCTGTGGCCACCACCTGGTTTGGCGCCTACTGGCTTGCCACCGGGCACAGCCCATTGCAGACCGGCCTGCTGTGTGCGCTGCCGGTGGCGGCCGAGTTTCTGGCCATGTGGAAGGGCGGCGCACTGCTGGCGCGTTACAGCGCCCCGGCCATGATGCTGTTTTGCTGCGGCATATCGGCGCTGCGCTGGCTGGCCACGCCGATGTGTTCTGCGCTGTGGTGTGCAGTGCCCCTGCAATCGGTGCATGCGTTTACCTTTGGCTTCTTTTACCCGGCGTCGCTGATCTGGCTCAAGCAGGCGTTTGGCGACAGCTTCTTCCAGATCCGCTACGCCACCGAATCCGGTGCCCGCGCCCTGACCGCAGCTGTGAGCTATGCGGCGGCGAGCTGGCTGCTGGCGGCCTTGGGCTATGGCGCCATCTTTGCCATCAGCAGCGCACTGGCGGCGCTGACGGGCCTGTGGTGGTGGAGGGTGTTGCGCGGTTGA